Proteins co-encoded in one Sinobacterium norvegicum genomic window:
- a CDS encoding NAD(P)H-dependent amine dehydrogenase family protein encodes MGIKVVTWGTGNVGCYAVRAIINHPELELIGHIVSSEEKVGKDVAELTGLEQPTSVISSNNIDEVLALQPDCVCYTAHSETRLIEAAADQARCLAAGINVVASSLFMLQYPDNPDVAFIADPIKAACQQGNSTCFNNGIDPGFANDTMPLLFTGLSEYWQTIRMQEIINYATYEQEHTIREVMGFGHPIDHPCMLFEPNMLSMAWGGSVRSVAAGLGVELDRVYEVHQRLPLEDDIENAMGVFKKGTTGAMRFEVRGVIDGRDAIVLEHITRLCDDVAPAWPHGKGYKVIIEGEPKMEISMEMEDKNGDHAVAGVIQTATAIVNAIPAVVNHPLGMVAALDLAKITGKGLYRPKS; translated from the coding sequence ATGGGTATCAAAGTCGTCACCTGGGGCACAGGAAACGTTGGCTGCTATGCCGTCCGCGCTATTATTAATCACCCCGAACTCGAATTAATTGGACACATTGTCAGCAGTGAGGAAAAGGTCGGCAAAGACGTTGCTGAACTCACTGGGTTGGAACAGCCTACCAGCGTTATCAGTTCTAACAATATCGATGAGGTATTGGCACTACAGCCCGACTGTGTCTGCTATACCGCACATTCTGAAACGCGATTAATAGAGGCGGCCGCCGATCAAGCCAGGTGTTTGGCTGCCGGCATTAATGTCGTCGCCTCCTCCCTTTTTATGCTGCAATACCCTGACAACCCCGACGTTGCCTTTATCGCCGACCCGATCAAGGCCGCCTGTCAACAAGGTAACAGTACTTGCTTTAATAATGGTATCGACCCCGGCTTTGCCAACGATACGATGCCGCTGTTGTTCACTGGTCTCAGTGAATACTGGCAGACAATTAGAATGCAAGAAATTATCAATTACGCCACCTATGAGCAGGAACATACTATTCGCGAGGTAATGGGTTTTGGCCACCCCATCGACCATCCCTGCATGTTGTTTGAACCCAATATGCTGTCCATGGCCTGGGGCGGTTCGGTACGCTCAGTTGCCGCCGGTCTTGGCGTCGAACTCGACCGCGTTTATGAGGTGCACCAGCGATTACCTCTGGAAGATGATATTGAAAACGCCATGGGTGTGTTCAAAAAAGGCACCACTGGCGCCATGCGTTTCGAGGTCCGTGGTGTCATCGATGGCCGCGATGCCATCGTACTCGAGCACATCACCCGCCTCTGTGACGATGTAGCCCCAGCCTGGCCCCATGGCAAGGGTTATAAGGTGATTATTGAGGGCGAGCCGAAAATGGAAATCAGCATGGAGATGGAAGACAAAAACGGCGATCATGCTGTCGCCGGCGTTATTCAGACGGCGACAGCCATCGTCAACGCCATTCCTGCCGTCGTCAACCACCCCCTGGGCATGGTGGCGGCGTTAGACTTAGCCAAAATCACTGGCAAGGGACTCTATCGCCCTAAGTCGTAA
- a CDS encoding LLM class flavin-dependent oxidoreductase, whose amino-acid sequence MKISLCLPYMEKELDRSRILQWCKRADEGPFHAISCGERITGYTLEMRNMLAFAAAATERVRIVPSLYVLPMHNAVWAAKEIATLDVLSGGRVSVVVGVGGREADYNTVGASFTRRHQRMDQQIAEMRSIWQSGYHDSEQDGRVEVGPTPVQQHIPILAGVMGEKPMARAAEWADGVYAFAMDGDASLTRHFKRMAEQKWQQAGRQQSPYFAGGFWFSLVPGSEQILQNYVYHYLLTFGEEQAKQTAQSMTRHSNEAVAIAVEALAEVGCDELFMVPASAEVAELEQLQTLLQRAGIA is encoded by the coding sequence ATGAAAATAAGTTTATGCCTGCCTTATATGGAAAAAGAGCTGGATCGAAGCCGTATTTTACAGTGGTGTAAGCGTGCCGATGAGGGGCCATTTCACGCCATATCCTGCGGCGAGCGGATTACCGGTTACACCCTCGAGATGCGAAATATGTTGGCCTTTGCGGCGGCGGCCACCGAGCGGGTTAGAATTGTTCCCTCACTCTATGTACTGCCAATGCACAATGCGGTTTGGGCGGCAAAGGAGATCGCGACACTGGACGTGCTGTCCGGGGGGCGAGTCTCCGTGGTTGTTGGCGTCGGCGGGCGCGAGGCTGATTACAATACTGTCGGCGCCAGTTTTACCCGTCGCCATCAACGTATGGATCAGCAGATTGCTGAGATGCGATCGATCTGGCAAAGCGGTTACCACGACAGTGAACAGGATGGCAGAGTGGAGGTGGGTCCGACGCCGGTGCAGCAGCATATTCCGATTCTTGCTGGTGTCATGGGTGAAAAACCGATGGCGCGGGCGGCCGAGTGGGCCGATGGTGTCTATGCCTTTGCCATGGATGGTGATGCCTCGTTAACCCGTCACTTTAAGCGGATGGCAGAGCAGAAATGGCAACAGGCAGGGCGACAGCAATCGCCATATTTTGCCGGTGGTTTTTGGTTTTCTCTGGTGCCGGGCAGCGAGCAGATCTTACAAAATTATGTCTACCACTATTTGCTGACCTTTGGTGAAGAGCAGGCTAAGCAGACGGCGCAGTCGATGACCCGCCACAGTAATGAAGCCGTTGCTATCGCTGTCGAGGCATTGGCAGAAGTGGGCTGTGATGAACTATTTATGGTGCCGGCCTCGGCGGAGGTGGCCGAGCTAGAGCAACTACAAACGCTGTTACAGCGGGCGGGTATTGCCTGA
- a CDS encoding class II 3-deoxy-7-phosphoheptulonate synthase, translated as MNNTTPHWQPDSWRQHTGRQMPHYADQTLLQQTTATLGDMPALVLPEEIRRLTGQIAAVERGEAFLLQAGDCAESFNEFGERKLRATFQQILQMAVVLTHGMKKPVVKLGRFAGQYAKPRSSDSETQHGITLPSYRGDIINGIEFTGSAREPDPMRMLQAYQYSATGLNLWRALANSGEADLNKVKDWNPNFLNHSRAADAYLQMSQKIEQSLEFMSVVGIDSSNTPSLHQVDLFCSHEALLLEYEQALVRQDHDGQFYGGSGHMLWIGERTRQIDSAHVEFLRGIINPVGIKVGPTATVDEILPLLDSLNPDNRSGRITLITRMGANKIADHLPKIIRDIQTEGRNVSWISDPMHGNTQSTSNGYKTRDFNNILSEIKQFFAIHQAENSIAGGVHLELTGEHVTECIGGIKGMSEADLQQCYKTQCDPRLNGEQGLELAFLVAEHL; from the coding sequence ATGAACAATACCACGCCCCACTGGCAGCCCGACAGCTGGCGACAGCACACCGGCCGGCAAATGCCCCATTACGCCGATCAAACTCTATTACAGCAAACCACGGCAACCCTGGGCGATATGCCGGCGCTGGTATTGCCAGAGGAGATTCGTCGCCTCACGGGCCAAATTGCCGCCGTCGAGCGCGGCGAGGCGTTTTTATTGCAGGCAGGTGACTGTGCCGAGAGTTTTAACGAGTTTGGCGAGCGTAAACTACGCGCAACCTTCCAGCAGATTTTACAGATGGCCGTGGTATTAACCCACGGCATGAAAAAACCGGTGGTCAAACTCGGCCGCTTTGCCGGCCAGTACGCCAAGCCTCGCTCCAGCGACAGCGAGACTCAGCACGGTATTACCCTGCCGAGCTATCGCGGCGACATTATCAACGGCATCGAGTTTACCGGCAGTGCCCGTGAGCCTGACCCAATGAGGATGTTGCAGGCCTATCAATATTCGGCCACCGGTCTCAATCTATGGCGGGCGCTGGCCAATTCCGGCGAGGCCGACCTCAACAAGGTCAAGGATTGGAACCCAAACTTTCTTAATCACAGCCGTGCCGCCGATGCTTATTTGCAGATGAGCCAGAAAATTGAGCAATCACTGGAGTTTATGTCGGTGGTTGGCATCGATTCGAGTAATACCCCCTCGTTGCATCAAGTCGATTTATTCTGCTCCCACGAGGCGCTGCTGCTGGAATACGAACAGGCATTGGTTCGCCAAGACCACGACGGTCAGTTCTACGGTGGCTCTGGCCATATGCTGTGGATTGGTGAGCGTACCCGTCAAATCGACAGCGCCCACGTCGAGTTTCTTCGCGGCATTATCAACCCGGTCGGTATCAAGGTGGGGCCGACAGCCACCGTCGATGAGATTTTACCGTTGCTCGATAGCCTCAACCCGGATAATCGCTCGGGTCGTATCACCTTGATTACCCGCATGGGCGCCAACAAGATCGCCGATCACCTGCCCAAAATCATCCGTGATATTCAGACAGAGGGCCGCAATGTCAGCTGGATATCCGACCCCATGCACGGTAATACCCAGTCTACCAGCAACGGCTATAAGACCCGAGACTTCAACAACATCCTCAGTGAAATCAAACAGTTTTTTGCCATTCACCAGGCCGAAAACAGTATCGCCGGTGGCGTTCACCTCGAGCTTACCGGCGAACACGTGACCGAATGTATTGGCGGCATCAAGGGGATGAGTGAGGCCGATCTACAACAGTGTTATAAAACCCAATGTGACCCACGCTTAAACGGCGAGCAGGGCCTGGAACTGGCCTTTCTTGTCGCCGAGCACCTATAA
- a CDS encoding NINE protein, which produces MQDRSTHSVFLGYIIWIFGFIGAHRFYYGKPISGTLYFFTLGFFFIGWIIDLFLIPSMHEEANTRFAVGECDYSVTWLLLTFTGIFGLHRLYMGKWVTAIVFFLTGGLFLVGLLYDFWTMNRQVDELNRGIIG; this is translated from the coding sequence ATGCAGGATCGTTCAACCCACTCAGTATTTCTTGGCTACATTATTTGGATCTTTGGCTTCATCGGTGCCCACCGTTTTTATTACGGCAAGCCAATCAGTGGCACGCTGTATTTTTTCACCCTGGGTTTCTTCTTTATCGGCTGGATTATCGATTTGTTTCTCATCCCCTCGATGCACGAGGAGGCCAATACCCGCTTTGCCGTCGGTGAGTGTGATTACTCGGTGACCTGGCTGCTGCTTACCTTTACCGGCATCTTCGGCCTGCACCGCCTCTACATGGGCAAGTGGGTCACAGCCATTGTGTTTTTCCTCACCGGCGGTTTGTTTCTGGTCGGGCTGCTCTATGACTTCTGGACCATGAACCGCCAAGTCGATGAGCTTAACCGCGGTATCATTGGCTAA